Proteins found in one Geomonas subterranea genomic segment:
- a CDS encoding NADH-quinone oxidoreductase subunit N encodes METIAMPAINLAVIMPEILLSCIAMVLLLVNVFVPGKNKAYLGYLSIIGLAVTAASAVGGWGPSVSAFNGSVVQDNYAIFFKVIFIISAGLAILIADRYMVQEDCNHGELYPMVLFATVGMMLMASGTDLMVIFLGLELLSIPLYILAGWNRDNLASNEAGLKYFLLGAFSTGFLLYGMALTYGATGSTKIQAISAYVMGNPGVASNPLFVVGMLLIAVGFSFKIAAAPFHMWTPDVYQGAPTPMTAFMSAGPKAAGFAAFIRVMIFAFPMLRAEWSDLLWVLAVLTMTVGNIIALSQDNVKRMLAYSSIAHAGYALVGFAAVNAEGAAGILFYMLSYAFMNIGAFGVIVLITKKGEVNGNVQDLAGFGHKKPLLAMVLSIFLFSLAGMPPTAGFIGKFYLFSAAIKAGYVWLAIIGVLNSAASLYYYLRVMVFMYMKDPTEDFEWAGATPAIAVCLLVAVGATLILGVVPGTVLELAQKAVQF; translated from the coding sequence ATGGAAACAATTGCTATGCCGGCCATAAACCTGGCAGTGATCATGCCTGAGATCCTACTCTCATGCATCGCCATGGTGCTGCTGCTCGTCAACGTCTTCGTGCCGGGCAAGAACAAGGCCTACCTCGGTTACCTGAGCATCATCGGCCTTGCAGTGACCGCGGCGAGCGCCGTGGGCGGCTGGGGGCCGTCGGTATCAGCGTTCAACGGATCGGTAGTGCAGGACAACTACGCAATCTTCTTCAAGGTCATCTTCATCATCTCCGCCGGCCTGGCCATCCTGATCGCGGACCGCTACATGGTCCAGGAGGATTGCAACCATGGTGAGCTCTACCCGATGGTGCTTTTCGCCACCGTCGGCATGATGCTGATGGCGAGCGGGACCGACCTTATGGTCATCTTCCTCGGCCTCGAGCTCCTCTCCATCCCGCTGTACATCCTGGCCGGCTGGAACCGTGACAACCTGGCGTCGAACGAAGCGGGCCTCAAGTATTTCCTGCTGGGCGCCTTCTCCACCGGCTTCCTGCTCTACGGCATGGCGCTCACCTACGGCGCCACCGGCAGCACCAAGATCCAGGCCATCTCCGCCTACGTGATGGGCAACCCCGGCGTAGCCAGCAACCCGCTCTTCGTCGTGGGGATGCTGCTGATCGCCGTCGGCTTCAGCTTCAAGATTGCCGCCGCACCGTTCCACATGTGGACCCCGGACGTCTACCAGGGCGCACCGACCCCGATGACCGCGTTCATGTCCGCCGGTCCCAAGGCCGCCGGTTTCGCAGCCTTCATCCGCGTCATGATCTTCGCCTTCCCGATGCTGAGGGCCGAGTGGAGCGATCTTCTGTGGGTCCTGGCAGTCCTCACCATGACCGTTGGTAACATCATCGCCCTCTCCCAGGACAACGTGAAGAGGATGCTGGCCTACTCCTCCATCGCCCATGCAGGTTACGCGCTGGTAGGTTTCGCCGCGGTCAACGCCGAAGGTGCAGCAGGCATCCTGTTCTACATGCTCTCCTACGCCTTCATGAACATCGGCGCCTTCGGTGTCATCGTTCTCATCACCAAGAAGGGCGAAGTCAACGGCAACGTGCAGGATCTGGCCGGTTTCGGTCACAAGAAGCCGCTTCTTGCCATGGTGCTGAGCATCTTCCTGTTCTCCCTGGCCGGCATGCCGCCGACCGCCGGTTTCATCGGGAAGTTCTATCTCTTCAGTGCCGCCATCAAAGCCGGCTACGTGTGGCTTGCCATCATCGGCGTACTGAACTCCGCAGCGTCGCTGTACTACTACCTGCGCGTCATGGTCTTCATGTACATGAAAGACCCGACCGAAGACTTCGAGTGGGCAGGCGCGACCCCGGCCATCGCCGTCTGTCTCCTGGTAGCCGTAGGTGCCACCCTGATCCTCGGCGTAGTACCGGGCACCGTCCTCGAGCTGGCGCAGAAGGCAGTTCAGTTCTAA
- a CDS encoding NADH-quinone oxidoreductase subunit M, protein MNQLPLLSILTFTPLIGAILLLFVNKNSHGVLRTIAMAVTVVTFVLSLPLITGYNAPGSDIGGFQFLENVPWIAAGPFQMSYHLGIDGISLWLVILTTFIMPIAVLSTYTAVEEKVKEYMICLLLLEVGMIGTFISMDLFLFYIFWEIMLIPMYFMIGIWGGKNRIYAAVKFFIYTAVGSLLMLVALISLYFKAGGGDFSILRFYQLHLDPTTQMWMFLAFALAFAIKVPMFPLHTWLPDAHTEAPTAGSVILAAVMLKCGTYGYVRFAMPLFPDANAQFTPLIATLSVIGIIYASLVAMVQQDVKKLVAYSSVAHLGFVMLGVYALNQQGVTGGMLQMLNHGVSTGALFLIVGFIYERRHTRAISDFGGLAKQMPVFATMFMIVTFSSIGLPGTNGFVGEFLVLLGSFESGLRWYAIIATSGVILSAVYMLWMFQRVMFGELNNPKNQTLKDLNAREVAIMLPLIFLIFFLGIYPRPIIDSMAPSIDRLIAQTKVQKQVAQVAAPAAMALPPGHMAVPEAGAAPAGMPAGHPGMPEAGAAPAGMPAGHPAIPANNEAK, encoded by the coding sequence ATGAACCAGCTACCGTTACTGAGCATATTAACCTTCACACCGCTGATCGGGGCGATACTGCTCCTCTTTGTGAACAAGAACAGCCACGGCGTGCTCCGTACCATCGCCATGGCGGTGACGGTGGTGACGTTCGTCCTCTCGTTGCCCCTGATCACTGGGTACAACGCGCCGGGCAGCGACATCGGCGGGTTCCAGTTCCTCGAGAATGTGCCCTGGATCGCGGCCGGTCCCTTCCAGATGAGCTATCATCTGGGCATCGACGGCATCAGCCTCTGGCTGGTCATCCTGACCACCTTCATCATGCCCATCGCCGTCCTCTCCACCTACACGGCGGTTGAGGAGAAGGTGAAGGAATACATGATCTGCCTCCTGCTCCTCGAAGTCGGCATGATCGGTACCTTTATCTCGATGGACCTGTTCCTCTTCTACATCTTCTGGGAAATCATGCTGATCCCGATGTACTTCATGATCGGTATCTGGGGCGGCAAGAACAGGATCTACGCAGCAGTCAAGTTCTTCATCTACACCGCGGTCGGTTCGCTCCTCATGCTGGTCGCATTGATCTCCCTCTACTTCAAGGCGGGCGGTGGCGACTTCAGCATCCTGCGCTTCTACCAACTGCACCTCGACCCGACCACCCAGATGTGGATGTTCCTGGCCTTCGCCCTGGCCTTCGCCATCAAGGTCCCGATGTTCCCGCTGCACACCTGGTTGCCGGATGCCCATACCGAGGCGCCGACTGCAGGCTCCGTGATCCTGGCCGCCGTCATGCTGAAGTGCGGTACCTACGGTTACGTTCGTTTCGCCATGCCGCTGTTCCCGGATGCCAACGCGCAGTTCACTCCGCTCATCGCCACCCTGTCCGTGATCGGCATCATCTACGCATCGCTGGTCGCCATGGTGCAGCAGGACGTTAAGAAACTGGTTGCTTACTCTTCCGTAGCCCACTTGGGCTTCGTCATGCTGGGCGTGTACGCGCTGAACCAGCAGGGCGTCACCGGCGGCATGCTGCAGATGCTGAACCACGGTGTTTCCACCGGCGCATTGTTCCTTATCGTCGGCTTCATCTACGAGCGTCGTCACACCCGTGCCATCAGCGACTTCGGCGGCCTGGCCAAGCAGATGCCGGTTTTCGCCACCATGTTCATGATCGTCACCTTCTCCTCCATCGGCCTGCCGGGTACCAACGGCTTCGTCGGTGAGTTCCTGGTGCTGCTGGGTTCCTTCGAGAGCGGCCTGCGCTGGTACGCCATCATCGCGACCTCCGGCGTCATCCTCTCCGCCGTCTACATGCTCTGGATGTTCCAGAGGGTCATGTTCGGCGAGCTAAACAACCCGAAGAACCAGACCCTGAAGGACCTGAACGCACGCGAAGTCGCCATCATGCTGCCGCTCATCTTCCTCATCTTCTTCCTGGGCATCTACCCGCGTCCGATCATCGACTCCATGGCACCGTCCATCGACAGGCTGATCGCGCAGACCAAGGTCCAGAAGCAGGTAGCACAGGTAGCAGCACCGGCCGCAATGGCGCTTCCCCCGGGGCACATGGCGGTACCCGAAGCAGGTGCGGCACCCGCAGGTATGCCCGCAGGTCATCCCGGCATGCCGGAGGCAGGCGCAGCACCCGCCGGCATGCCTGCAGGACACCCGGCCATCCCCGCAAACAACGAAGCAAAATAG
- a CDS encoding helix-turn-helix domain-containing protein produces MRALTNKPRTEKQIEARFEGSYAEMVKLRRMAQTLRVKDLTEWALEEKEVYSPEEISPELTWNGGGVAIRGARGKEGLTQRQLAELTGIAQHHISEMENGKRPIGKETARRLADALNIDYRVFL; encoded by the coding sequence ATGCGGGCACTCACGAACAAGCCCCGTACTGAAAAGCAGATTGAAGCACGCTTCGAAGGAAGCTATGCCGAGATGGTCAAGCTGCGCAGGATGGCGCAGACCCTGAGGGTGAAGGATCTCACCGAGTGGGCATTGGAAGAAAAAGAGGTCTACAGCCCTGAGGAAATATCGCCGGAGCTGACATGGAACGGCGGCGGAGTAGCCATCCGTGGCGCGCGCGGCAAAGAGGGGTTGACGCAGAGACAGTTAGCCGAACTGACCGGCATAGCGCAGCACCATATAAGCGAGATGGAGAATGGCAAGCGCCCCATCGGCAAAGAAACGGCAAGAAGACTGGCCGATGCCCTCAATATTGATTACCGCGTGTTCTTGTAG
- a CDS encoding glycoside hydrolase family 24 protein yields MKDPRVRALLDVIAYAEGADYATMVKGEGSVPITDFARHPNVLVTLSKSLKSTAAGRYQFLYSTWQGLKMPDFSPISQDKAAVKLLKRRRMLKPLFAGDVEQAIRNGNREWASLPGSPYGQPTHQMAEMLQVYSKSLAKWSRR; encoded by the coding sequence GTGAAAGATCCTCGTGTGAGGGCGCTCCTCGATGTTATCGCTTATGCAGAGGGTGCAGATTATGCCACGATGGTAAAGGGGGAAGGCAGCGTTCCTATCACGGACTTTGCTAGGCATCCTAATGTCCTTGTTACTCTCAGCAAATCGTTGAAAAGTACCGCTGCAGGACGCTACCAATTTCTGTACAGCACATGGCAAGGGCTCAAGATGCCAGACTTCTCGCCTATCTCTCAGGATAAAGCTGCCGTTAAACTATTGAAAAGAAGAAGGATGCTTAAACCCTTATTCGCTGGTGATGTTGAGCAAGCAATCCGCAACGGGAACAGAGAGTGGGCTAGCCTGCCGGGATCTCCCTATGGTCAACCAACGCACCAAATGGCGGAGATGCTACAGGTCTATTCAAAAAGCCTGGCAAAGTGGAGCAGACGATGA